From one Phocoena sinus isolate mPhoSin1 chromosome 4, mPhoSin1.pri, whole genome shotgun sequence genomic stretch:
- the ETS2 gene encoding protein C-ets-2 isoform X1: MNDFGIKNMDQVAPVSSSYRGTLKRQPAFDTFDGSLLAVFPSLNEEQTLQEVPTGLDSISHDSTNCELPLLTPCSKAVMSQALKATFSGFKKEQRRLGIPKNPWLWTEQQVCQWLLWATNEFSLVDVNLQRFGMTGQVLCNLGKERFLELAPDFVGDILWEHLEQMIKENQEKTEDQYEEISHLNSVPHWINSNSLGFGVEQALYGMQTQNYPKGGLLDGLCPASSAPSTLSPEQDFQMFPKARLSTVSVNYCSISQDFPAATLNLLSSSSGKPGDHDSAETGADSFESSESLLQSWNSQSSLLDVQRVPSFESFEDDCSQSLGLSKPTMSFKDYIQERRDPVEQGKPVIPAAVLAGFTGSGPIQLWQFLLELLSDKSCQSFISWTGDGWEFKLADPDEVARRWGKRKNKPKMNYEKLSRGLRYYYDKNIIHKTSGKRYVYRFVCDLQNLLGFTPEELHAILGVQLDTED, translated from the exons CGCCAGCCTGCCTTTGACACCTTTGATGGCTCCCTGCTCGCTGTTTTCCCCTCCCTAAATGAAGAGCAAACACTCCAGGAAGTGCCAACAGGCTTGGATTCAATTTctcatg ACTCGACCAACTGTGAGTTGCCTCTGTTGACCCCATGCAGCAAGGCTGTGATGAGTCAAGCCTTAAAAGCTACCTTCAGTGGCTTCAAAAAGGAGCAGCGCCGCCTTGGCATCCCGAAGA ATCCCTGGCTGTGGACTGAGCAGCAGGTGTGCCAGTGGCTTCTCTGGGCCACCAACGAGTTCAGTCTGGTGGACGTCAACCTCCAGAGGTTCGGCATGACCGGCCAGGTGTTGTGTAACCTTGGCAAGGAGCGCTTTCTGGAGCTGGCTCCTGACTTTGTGGGTGACATTCTCTGGGAACACCTGGAGCAGATGATCAAAG AAAACCAAGAAAAGACAGAAGATCAGTATGAAGAAATTTCACACCTCAACTCAGTTCCTCATTGGATTAATAGCAATTCGTTAG GTTTTGGCGTGGAGCAAGCGCTGTATGGAATGCAGACGCAGAACTACCCCAAAGGCGGCCTCCTGGATGGCCTGTGTCCAGCATCCTCAGCGCCCAGCACGCTCAGTCCCGAGCAGGACTTCCAGATGTTTCCCAAGGCCCGACTCAGCACCGTCAGCGTCAACTACTGCTCCATCAGCCAGGACTTCCCGGCTGCCACCTTGAATCTGCTCTCCAGCAGTTCTG ggaagcccggagaccACGACTCCGCCGAGACAGGCGCCGACAGCTTTGAGAGCTCGGAGTCGCTGCTGCAGTCCTGGAACAGCCAGTCGTCCCTGCTGGACGTGCAGCGGGTACCGTCCTTTGAGAGCTTCGAGGACGACTGCAGCCAATCCCTGGGCCTCAGCAAGCCGACCATGTCCTTCAAGGACTACATCCAGGAGAGGAGAGACCCAGTGGAGCAAGGCAAACCAGTTATACCTGCGGCCGTGCTGGCCGGGTTCACAG GAAGCGGACCTATCCAGTTGTGGCAGTTTCTTCTAGAATTGCTGTCCGACAAATCCTGTCAGTCTTTCATCAGCTGGACGGGGGACGGATGGGAGTTTAAGCTTGCTGACCCCGATGAG GTGGCCCGCCGGTGGGGGAAGCGGAAAAACAAGCCCAAGATGAACTACGAGAAGCTGAGCCGGGGTTTACGCTATTATTACGACAAGAACATCATCCATAAGACGTCGGGGAAGCGCTACGTGTACCGCTTCGTGTGCGACCTCCAGAACTTGCTGGGCTTCACGCCCGAGGAGCTGCACGCCATCCTGGGCGTCCAACTGGACACGGAGGACTGA
- the ETS2 gene encoding protein C-ets-2 isoform X2 — protein sequence MSQALKATFSGFKKEQRRLGIPKKNQEKTEDQYEEISHLNSVPHWINSNSLGFGVEQALYGMQTQNYPKGGLLDGLCPASSAPSTLSPEQDFQMFPKARLSTVSVNYCSISQDFPAATLNLLSSSSGKPGDHDSAETGADSFESSESLLQSWNSQSSLLDVQRVPSFESFEDDCSQSLGLSKPTMSFKDYIQERRDPVEQGKPVIPAAVLAGFTGSGPIQLWQFLLELLSDKSCQSFISWTGDGWEFKLADPDEVARRWGKRKNKPKMNYEKLSRGLRYYYDKNIIHKTSGKRYVYRFVCDLQNLLGFTPEELHAILGVQLDTED from the exons ATGAGTCAAGCCTTAAAAGCTACCTTCAGTGGCTTCAAAAAGGAGCAGCGCCGCCTTGGCATCCCGAAGA AAAACCAAGAAAAGACAGAAGATCAGTATGAAGAAATTTCACACCTCAACTCAGTTCCTCATTGGATTAATAGCAATTCGTTAG GTTTTGGCGTGGAGCAAGCGCTGTATGGAATGCAGACGCAGAACTACCCCAAAGGCGGCCTCCTGGATGGCCTGTGTCCAGCATCCTCAGCGCCCAGCACGCTCAGTCCCGAGCAGGACTTCCAGATGTTTCCCAAGGCCCGACTCAGCACCGTCAGCGTCAACTACTGCTCCATCAGCCAGGACTTCCCGGCTGCCACCTTGAATCTGCTCTCCAGCAGTTCTG ggaagcccggagaccACGACTCCGCCGAGACAGGCGCCGACAGCTTTGAGAGCTCGGAGTCGCTGCTGCAGTCCTGGAACAGCCAGTCGTCCCTGCTGGACGTGCAGCGGGTACCGTCCTTTGAGAGCTTCGAGGACGACTGCAGCCAATCCCTGGGCCTCAGCAAGCCGACCATGTCCTTCAAGGACTACATCCAGGAGAGGAGAGACCCAGTGGAGCAAGGCAAACCAGTTATACCTGCGGCCGTGCTGGCCGGGTTCACAG GAAGCGGACCTATCCAGTTGTGGCAGTTTCTTCTAGAATTGCTGTCCGACAAATCCTGTCAGTCTTTCATCAGCTGGACGGGGGACGGATGGGAGTTTAAGCTTGCTGACCCCGATGAG GTGGCCCGCCGGTGGGGGAAGCGGAAAAACAAGCCCAAGATGAACTACGAGAAGCTGAGCCGGGGTTTACGCTATTATTACGACAAGAACATCATCCATAAGACGTCGGGGAAGCGCTACGTGTACCGCTTCGTGTGCGACCTCCAGAACTTGCTGGGCTTCACGCCCGAGGAGCTGCACGCCATCCTGGGCGTCCAACTGGACACGGAGGACTGA
- the ETS2 gene encoding protein C-ets-2 isoform X3 → MQTQNYPKGGLLDGLCPASSAPSTLSPEQDFQMFPKARLSTVSVNYCSISQDFPAATLNLLSSSSGKPGDHDSAETGADSFESSESLLQSWNSQSSLLDVQRVPSFESFEDDCSQSLGLSKPTMSFKDYIQERRDPVEQGKPVIPAAVLAGFTGSGPIQLWQFLLELLSDKSCQSFISWTGDGWEFKLADPDEVARRWGKRKNKPKMNYEKLSRGLRYYYDKNIIHKTSGKRYVYRFVCDLQNLLGFTPEELHAILGVQLDTED, encoded by the exons ATGCAGACGCAGAACTACCCCAAAGGCGGCCTCCTGGATGGCCTGTGTCCAGCATCCTCAGCGCCCAGCACGCTCAGTCCCGAGCAGGACTTCCAGATGTTTCCCAAGGCCCGACTCAGCACCGTCAGCGTCAACTACTGCTCCATCAGCCAGGACTTCCCGGCTGCCACCTTGAATCTGCTCTCCAGCAGTTCTG ggaagcccggagaccACGACTCCGCCGAGACAGGCGCCGACAGCTTTGAGAGCTCGGAGTCGCTGCTGCAGTCCTGGAACAGCCAGTCGTCCCTGCTGGACGTGCAGCGGGTACCGTCCTTTGAGAGCTTCGAGGACGACTGCAGCCAATCCCTGGGCCTCAGCAAGCCGACCATGTCCTTCAAGGACTACATCCAGGAGAGGAGAGACCCAGTGGAGCAAGGCAAACCAGTTATACCTGCGGCCGTGCTGGCCGGGTTCACAG GAAGCGGACCTATCCAGTTGTGGCAGTTTCTTCTAGAATTGCTGTCCGACAAATCCTGTCAGTCTTTCATCAGCTGGACGGGGGACGGATGGGAGTTTAAGCTTGCTGACCCCGATGAG GTGGCCCGCCGGTGGGGGAAGCGGAAAAACAAGCCCAAGATGAACTACGAGAAGCTGAGCCGGGGTTTACGCTATTATTACGACAAGAACATCATCCATAAGACGTCGGGGAAGCGCTACGTGTACCGCTTCGTGTGCGACCTCCAGAACTTGCTGGGCTTCACGCCCGAGGAGCTGCACGCCATCCTGGGCGTCCAACTGGACACGGAGGACTGA